Below is a genomic region from Nocardioides panacis.
GGAGCGCCGCTGGGGGCGTTCTCCAGACCGGGCAGCGAATCGGCCTCGCGATCGGCCAGGCTCTCATCGGCGCCGTCTTCTTCACCTCCCTCGCCGATGACAGTGTCGCGTCGTACTCACGTGCACTGGGTCACGCGGTCATCGCAGCGATTTGCTTCGTCTCGATCGCGGTGGCCATTGGTGTTCACGACCTGCGACGAACGAGTCGTCGCGAAGCCCGGACCTGATCGGGTGTCCGGATCAGTCGCCCGGATCAGCCCCGCAGGTAACCCGGTGTGGGTGCGTCTCACCGCCACCGGCAAAGGTACTAGCTGGAGCCGCTGTAGCGTTCGACAGCAGTGATCCCAGGAGGTGCCACCGATGGACGAACGTCCGCCCTTCCCGCCGTTCACGGCCGAGACCGCCGCACAGAAGGCCCGAGCAGCCGAGGATGCCTGGAACACCTGCGACCCGGAGCGGGTCTCGCTCGCCTACACCCACGACAGTCGTTGGCGCAACCGGGACGTGTTCCTGGAAGGTCGCGACGACATCGTGGCGTTCCTGCATCAGAAGTGGGCGCGCGAGCTGGAGTACCGGCTGATCAAGGAGGTCTGGACCTACGGCGACAACCGCATCGCCGTTCGGTTCGTCTACGAGTCACACAACGTCGAAGGCCAGTGGTTCCGGTCGCACGGCAACGAGAACTGGGAGTTCGACGAGCACGGCCTGATGCGCCAGCGGCACGCCAGCATCAACGACATCGCCATCGACGGCGCAGACCGGCTCTTCCACTGGGACCGTCCGGGGCCTCGACCCATGGACCACCCCGACCTGACCGAGCTCGGGCTCTAGGCGCGTTCTGCCGCCGCGATCCGGACGCCGAAAGTTGTGCCGTCTCGAGCCGAACGTCCCGACATGCCGGTGGTCTCAAGGGGTCGACGCAACGCTTCGTGATTCGGTGATCTCGAGGTGGTTGTGGTGGGTCATGGCGATTACGAGAGGTTGACGCCCGAGGCGATCGACCAGGTGTGGTTGCGGATGCGGTCCGGTCAGGCTGCGAAGCCGACGGCACGAGAGCTGGGACTGTGCACCGGGACGGTGCGCGCGTACCTGATCCGCTGTGGCGGGATCAGACCCGAGCCGCGACGACGAGCATCGGGGCGGCTGAGTCTCGCGGAGCGTGAGGAGATCTCCCGTGGTCTGGCGGCCGGACGCTCGGTCCGGGCGATCTCTGTCTCGGTAGGCCGGTCGCCCTCGACGGTCAGTCGCGAGGTCAACACCAACGGTGGCCGGCGCCGGTATCGGGCTGCGCGCGCGGACCTCGCGGCGTGGTCGCGGGCGACCCGGCCCAAGCCGTGCAAGCTGGCCGACAACCCGACGCTGCGTGCCATCGTGGAGGAGAAGCTGGCCCGTCGTTGGTCCCCGCAGCAGATCGATGGCTGGCTGAAGCTGACCTACCCGAAGCGTCCGGAGATGCAGGTGTCGCACGAGAGCATCTACCGCACCCTCTACGTCCAGTCCCGCGGCGCCTTGCGCAAAGAACTGACCCGGTATCTGCGCACCGGCCGGGTGATCCGCCGCCCGAAAGGCGTCCGTCTGCCCGATGGTCGAGGTGGGCGCCCGAACACGCTGCACATCTCACAGCGGCCGGCGGAGGTGAGCGACCGGGCTGTCCCTGGGCACTGGGAAGGCGACCTGGTGTTCGGCAAGAACATGAGTCCGGTGGCTACCTTGGTGGAACGCAAGACCCGGTTCCTGATGCTGATCGGACTGCCCCGCGGTGACCACCGGGCCGACGCCGTCGCGGACGCGCTCGCCGCGGCCATCACCACTCTGCCCACTCAGCTCGCCAAGTCGCTGACCTGGGACCTGGGTCACGAGATGGCCCAGCACCAGCGGTTCACCGTTCAGACCGGAGTGCAGGTCTACTTCTGCGATCCGAAGTCGCCCTGGCAACGCGGCAGCAACGAGAACACCAACGGCCTTCTGCGCCAGTACCTGCCCCGACGCCTCGACTTCCGGACGCTGACCCAAGCCGACCTCGACGCCATCGCACGAGAGCTCAACGAACGCCCTCGACAGACCCTCGACTTCAAGACACCATCGCAAGCATTGGCAGAGGCGTTGCGTTGACCGCCTGAACTCGCACCGATGATCGTGCGATGTCCAGAGATTCCCGTCCTGTGCCTGTCGAATGGGGCTGTCGCCGTTCGTGGTGCAGGAGAGGGTGGACGAAGGGTCCACGCTCCAAGGAGGGAGTAGACGTGACCGAGTTTCTCATCGCGTTCAACGACGAGTGGGTGCCCGACTACGCCGAGGAGCAGATGGCCGAGAGATTCGCGGCTGTCAAGGCGTTGCGGTCAGAGATGAAGGATGCGGGAGTCCTCGTCTTCACCGGTGGCCTGGACGACTCCCCTGCGTTCAGCGTCGACGCGTCGAGTGGCACGCCGGTGTTCACCGATGGTCCGTTCGTCGAGACCAAGGAGCACCTCGGCGGCTTGGCCGTCGTCGAGGTGGCCGACGAGGAGGCAGCGCGACTGTGGGCGGGCAAGATCGCGGTGGCGTGCGGTTGGCCCCAGGAGGTGCGCCGCTTCGGAGCTGCGACGCAGGGTCCGGAGAACTAGCGCCGGAATCCGGCCTGTTCGCGGGTGCGGTCCATCGCGCGCTCATGCCGCGTAGCTTGCGCTCGACGACGCACGGTACGCCCGAATGTTCGACTCACGGAGAGGCAGACGCCATGCGGAGACTGACCTTCGCCATGAACCTGAGCCTGGACGGCTACGTCACCGCGCCCGGCGACGACCTCGGCTGGAGCGTGCCGAGCGACGAGCTGTTCCAGTGGTGGTCCGACCGGGTGGGGGCGACGGGCCTTGCGCTGTACGGGCGCAAGCTGTGGGAGACGATGAGCTCCCACTGGCCGACCGCCGACCAGCAGCCGGGCGCAACACCGGCGCAGATCGAGTACGCCCGCCGATGGCGGGACATGCCGAAGGTGGTGTTCTCCTCGACGACCAGCGCGGTCGACTGGAACGCCCGCCTGGTCACCGGCGACGCTGTCACCGAGATCGCCCGGCTCAAGACGGAAGCTGGCGGTCCCATGGACGTCGGCGGCGCCACCCTCGCCGCTGCGGCCATGCGGGCCGGGCTGATCGACGAGTACGCGATCGTCACCCACCCGGTCCTGGTGGGTGGTGGAACGCCGTTCTTCACGGCCCTGGACAACTGGGTGAACCTGAACCTGCTGGAGACCCGGACGTTTCCCGACGGCGTGCTCCTGACCAGGTACGAGACCAGGCACTGAACACCGTGTCCGCGTC
It encodes:
- a CDS encoding YciI family protein, giving the protein MTEFLIAFNDEWVPDYAEEQMAERFAAVKALRSEMKDAGVLVFTGGLDDSPAFSVDASSGTPVFTDGPFVETKEHLGGLAVVEVADEEAARLWAGKIAVACGWPQEVRRFGAATQGPEN
- a CDS encoding IS30 family transposase; the encoded protein is MRSGQAAKPTARELGLCTGTVRAYLIRCGGIRPEPRRRASGRLSLAEREEISRGLAAGRSVRAISVSVGRSPSTVSREVNTNGGRRRYRAARADLAAWSRATRPKPCKLADNPTLRAIVEEKLARRWSPQQIDGWLKLTYPKRPEMQVSHESIYRTLYVQSRGALRKELTRYLRTGRVIRRPKGVRLPDGRGGRPNTLHISQRPAEVSDRAVPGHWEGDLVFGKNMSPVATLVERKTRFLMLIGLPRGDHRADAVADALAAAITTLPTQLAKSLTWDLGHEMAQHQRFTVQTGVQVYFCDPKSPWQRGSNENTNGLLRQYLPRRLDFRTLTQADLDAIARELNERPRQTLDFKTPSQALAEALR
- a CDS encoding dihydrofolate reductase family protein, with product MRRLTFAMNLSLDGYVTAPGDDLGWSVPSDELFQWWSDRVGATGLALYGRKLWETMSSHWPTADQQPGATPAQIEYARRWRDMPKVVFSSTTSAVDWNARLVTGDAVTEIARLKTEAGGPMDVGGATLAAAAMRAGLIDEYAIVTHPVLVGGGTPFFTALDNWVNLNLLETRTFPDGVLLTRYETRH
- a CDS encoding DUF1348 family protein, which produces MDERPPFPPFTAETAAQKARAAEDAWNTCDPERVSLAYTHDSRWRNRDVFLEGRDDIVAFLHQKWARELEYRLIKEVWTYGDNRIAVRFVYESHNVEGQWFRSHGNENWEFDEHGLMRQRHASINDIAIDGADRLFHWDRPGPRPMDHPDLTELGL